In Carya illinoinensis cultivar Pawnee chromosome 6, C.illinoinensisPawnee_v1, whole genome shotgun sequence, a single genomic region encodes these proteins:
- the LOC122313607 gene encoding uncharacterized mitochondrial protein AtMg00860-like, which yields MDEAAHLTHLRLTLEKLRENQLCAKFSKCNFCCVEISYLGHVISAHGVKADPGKIWAMIEWPTPPSLKSSRGSLGFTGYYWRFIKGYRSIAAKLKSLLRKDNFKWDVEAYWVSDQLKAALTQPLVLALPNFQSPFIVECDAFDEAMGAVLLKAGRLSAFYSQALKGKLLLLSTYKKELLALVLTLKKWRPYLLGHSFVVDLVPSSPMGGHLDFGKTVYRLKHDFYWPG from the coding sequence ATGGATGAAGCTGCCCACCTAACTCACTTGAGGCTCACTCTTGAAAAGTTGAGGGAAAATCAACTTTGTGCTAAGTTCAGCAAATGTAATTTCTGCTGTGTAGAAATATCTTATTTGGGGCATGTCATTTCTGCCCATGGAGTAAAAGCAGATCCCGGGAAGATATGGGCCATGATAGAATGGCCCACTCCTCCCTCCCTTAAGTCCTCAAGAGGTTCTCTAGGCTTCACGGGCTATTATTGGAGATTTATCAAGGGCTATAGGTCCATTGCGGCCAAGCTAAAGAGTTTGTTGAGAAAAGATAATTTCAAATGGGATGTGGAGGCTTATTGGGTTTCTGACCAACTAAAGGCTGCATTGACACAGCCACTAGTTTTAGCTTTACCTAACTTTCAATCTCCATTTATTGTTGAGTGTGATGCCTTCGATGAGGCCATGGGTGCAGTTTTGCTGAAAGCCGGAAGGCTATCGGCATTTTATAGCCAAGCcttgaaagggaaattattGTTGCTGTCCACTTACAAAAAAGAACTCTTGGCACTTGTTTTGACATTAAAAAAATGGCGGCCTTATTTACTAGGTCATTCCTTTGTGGTTGATTTGGTGCCTAGTAGCCCTATGGGAGGACATTTGGATTTTGGTAAAACCGTGTACAGGCTGAAACATGACTTCTACTGGCCAGGTTAG